Proteins encoded together in one Catellatospora citrea window:
- a CDS encoding LysE family transporter, translating to MTAALVAGVLAGYGVAVPVGAIALLLMSLTARTSLRIGAAAALGVAAADGIYALVAVLGGAALARWIEPIATPLRWIAVVVLLYIAGHTAVGAVRHYRDPARARETKLLDTPGRAFLALLGLTLLNPMTIVYFGALVLGGRQAMDGLTGPEGAVFVAAAFLASASWQLTVAAGGALVGRVLATPRGRLVTALVSSLVISVLAVALVVAE from the coding sequence GTGACCGCCGCCCTCGTGGCGGGCGTGCTGGCGGGATACGGCGTAGCCGTGCCCGTCGGCGCGATCGCGCTGTTGCTGATGAGCCTCACCGCCCGCACCTCACTGCGGATCGGCGCCGCCGCCGCACTGGGCGTGGCGGCCGCCGACGGGATCTACGCCCTTGTCGCCGTCCTCGGCGGAGCCGCCCTGGCCCGCTGGATCGAACCGATCGCCACCCCGCTGCGCTGGATCGCCGTGGTCGTGCTGCTCTACATCGCGGGCCACACCGCGGTGGGGGCGGTGCGCCACTACCGCGATCCGGCCCGGGCCCGCGAGACGAAGCTGCTGGACACCCCGGGCCGGGCCTTCCTGGCGCTGCTCGGCCTGACCCTGCTCAACCCGATGACCATCGTGTACTTCGGCGCGCTGGTCCTCGGCGGGCGGCAGGCCATGGACGGGCTCACCGGCCCGGAGGGCGCGGTGTTCGTGGCCGCCGCCTTCCTCGCCTCGGCCAGCTGGCAGCTGACCGTGGCGGCGGGCGGGGCGCTGGTGGGCCGGGTGCTCGCCACGCCGCGGGGACGCCTGGTCACCGCCCTGGTGTCCAGCCTGGTGATCTCAGTCCTCGCGGTGGCACTCGTCGTGGCAGAGTAA
- the ypfJ gene encoding KPN_02809 family neutral zinc metallopeptidase, translated as MSINENAELDPSQVEDMRGAGGGRGGGGFNFPPMGGGGGGGGGMGGAGCLAGLLPLLMRSKIGMAVLLVGALCVGFLICTGGGSSLFSGVGGLTPEQQQQQPGPNDVNSSALAQQCDKSNPKRFDNPACRNLLYINSIQAYWRSAMPQYLGQPYQPATTRFFTGSVNTACGPATAGVGPFYCPGDNHVYIDLSFYDELASRFGAKGQFAQAYVLAHEYGHHIQTLLGTEAQVRRAQQRDPANANKYSVAMELQADCYAGVWANSAAKTTDATGQPLFKSITQQDIDQALEAAAAVGDDAIQQKATGRINQEAFTHGSSEQRQQWFNRGYTTGDPRQCDTFAG; from the coding sequence GTGAGCATCAACGAGAACGCCGAACTCGACCCGTCACAGGTCGAGGACATGCGTGGCGCCGGGGGCGGGCGCGGCGGCGGCGGCTTCAACTTCCCGCCCATGGGCGGCGGAGGCGGCGGTGGCGGCGGGATGGGCGGCGCGGGCTGCCTCGCCGGGCTGCTGCCGTTGCTCATGCGCAGCAAGATCGGCATGGCGGTGCTGCTGGTCGGCGCGCTGTGCGTGGGCTTCCTGATCTGCACCGGCGGCGGCTCCAGCCTGTTCAGCGGCGTCGGCGGGCTGACCCCCGAGCAGCAGCAACAGCAGCCTGGCCCCAACGACGTCAACAGCAGCGCGCTGGCCCAGCAGTGCGACAAGTCGAACCCCAAGCGGTTCGACAACCCGGCCTGCCGCAACCTGCTCTACATCAACTCGATCCAGGCGTACTGGCGCTCGGCCATGCCGCAGTACCTCGGCCAGCCGTATCAGCCGGCGACCACCCGGTTCTTCACCGGCTCGGTCAACACCGCCTGCGGCCCGGCCACCGCCGGTGTCGGCCCGTTCTACTGCCCCGGCGACAACCACGTCTACATCGACCTGAGCTTCTACGACGAGCTGGCCAGCCGGTTCGGCGCCAAGGGCCAGTTCGCCCAGGCGTACGTGCTGGCCCACGAGTACGGCCACCACATCCAGACCCTGCTCGGCACCGAGGCGCAGGTGCGCCGGGCCCAGCAGCGCGACCCGGCCAACGCCAACAAGTACTCCGTGGCGATGGAGCTGCAGGCCGACTGCTACGCCGGGGTGTGGGCCAACTCGGCCGCCAAGACCACCGACGCGACCGGCCAGCCGCTGTTCAAGTCCATCACCCAGCAGGACATCGACCAGGCCCTCGAAGCGGCCGCCGCGGTCGGCGACGACGCCATCCAGCAGAAGGCCACCGGCCGCATCAACCAGGAGGCCTTCACCCACGGCTCCTCCGAACAACGCCAGCAATGGTTCAACCGCGGCTACACCACCGGCGACCCCCGCCAGTGCGACACCTTCGCCGGCTGA
- a CDS encoding acVLRF1 family peptidyl-tRNA hydrolase encodes MMVAKPAAGGGRWADVEPRRLRRWLDGFYSRHDGAQEEGLKLVAANGDTAELLPPPGVGPIADVDALLAALAEPRRLGLLLARRNAVAVGVADGDELISSKVDTFYVQGRTAAGGWSQQRYARRRENQASGAARDAADIAARILLPYAESMAALVCGGDRGTVDEILTDRRLAPLLPLRHDRLLDVPEPRHAILVEAITTAHAIRIHLVP; translated from the coding sequence CTGATGGTCGCCAAGCCCGCCGCGGGCGGGGGCCGCTGGGCCGACGTCGAACCGCGGCGGCTGCGCCGCTGGCTGGACGGCTTCTACTCGCGCCACGACGGCGCGCAGGAGGAGGGCCTGAAACTGGTGGCCGCCAACGGCGACACCGCCGAGCTGCTGCCGCCGCCCGGCGTCGGTCCGATCGCCGACGTGGACGCGCTGCTGGCGGCGCTGGCCGAGCCGCGGCGGCTGGGGCTGCTGCTGGCCCGGCGCAACGCGGTCGCGGTCGGGGTCGCCGACGGCGACGAGCTGATCAGTTCCAAGGTGGACACGTTCTACGTGCAGGGGCGCACCGCCGCGGGCGGCTGGTCGCAGCAGCGCTACGCCCGCCGCCGGGAGAACCAGGCGTCCGGCGCGGCCCGCGACGCCGCCGACATCGCCGCGCGCATCCTGCTGCCGTACGCCGAAAGCATGGCCGCCCTGGTCTGCGGCGGCGACCGCGGCACGGTCGACGAGATCCTCACCGACCGCCGCCTCGCCCCCCTCCTCCCGCTCCGCCACGACCGCCTCCTCGACGTCCCCGAACCCCGCCACGCCATCCTGGTCGAAGCGATAACAACCGCCCACGCCATCCGCATCCACCTCGTCCCCTGA
- a CDS encoding HAD family hydrolase yields the protein MLPTPTALLLDFGGVIVESGRSPRPEDSTYRHTALVQRVHRLTGGVVGEDEIRHALDEAKKARARMRENTEECLEISHEQLWGELIAVEWPAVARATVLVHASDLTRQWARRSDWRLRPGIADLLDFTVGRGMQVAVVSNTPCGQAHREALDEFGLTGAIAVQIYSDELGVYKPHPSMIWAAARDLDVAAADCWYVGDQPHRDIVCARRAGAGAAILMPEGEPREVGENTPDAVVADGTELLALLRQAL from the coding sequence ATGCTGCCTACCCCCACTGCTCTGCTGCTCGACTTCGGCGGGGTGATCGTCGAATCCGGACGGTCACCCCGGCCGGAGGACTCCACGTATCGGCACACCGCACTCGTCCAGCGCGTCCACCGGCTCACCGGCGGCGTCGTCGGCGAGGACGAGATCCGCCACGCGCTGGACGAGGCGAAGAAAGCCCGCGCGCGGATGCGCGAGAACACCGAGGAGTGCCTGGAGATCAGCCATGAGCAGCTCTGGGGGGAGCTCATCGCCGTCGAGTGGCCGGCGGTGGCCAGGGCCACGGTGCTGGTGCACGCCAGCGACCTGACCCGGCAGTGGGCGCGCCGGTCCGACTGGCGGCTGCGGCCGGGCATCGCCGACCTGCTGGACTTCACGGTGGGCCGGGGCATGCAGGTCGCCGTCGTCAGCAACACCCCCTGCGGCCAGGCCCACCGGGAGGCGCTCGACGAGTTCGGGCTGACCGGCGCGATCGCCGTCCAGATCTACAGCGACGAGCTGGGCGTGTACAAGCCGCATCCGAGCATGATCTGGGCCGCCGCGCGGGACCTGGACGTGGCCGCCGCCGACTGCTGGTATGTCGGCGATCAGCCGCACCGCGACATCGTCTGCGCCCGGCGGGCCGGGGCCGGCGCGGCCATCCTCATGCCCGAGGGCGAGCCGCGCGAGGTGGGCGAGAACACGCCGGACGCCGTGGTCGCCGACGGCACCGAGCTGCTGGCGCTGCTCCGGCAGGCGCTGTAG
- a CDS encoding TMEM175 family protein, producing the protein MQESRSLVRLTAFTDGVVAIALTLLILPLVDTARDAQTETVRDLVREHAGDFAAFVMSFVVVSLFWMVHRRVFDNLVDVGEGIMLLNSLWLLGVVFLPVPTAVLTYEVNQGRGATLLYMANLVFIAFSGLLLSMRIRDRVPLQRPGRAEAVQRSVRRGVIATSAMVATLVAALFLANLALPLLALMPLMQAVAERRAQRHNNHDDHHR; encoded by the coding sequence ATGCAGGAGTCGCGTTCGCTGGTCCGGCTGACCGCGTTCACCGACGGGGTCGTCGCGATCGCGCTGACCCTGCTGATCCTGCCGCTGGTCGACACCGCCCGGGACGCGCAGACCGAGACCGTCCGGGACCTGGTGCGCGAGCACGCCGGCGACTTCGCCGCGTTCGTGATGTCGTTCGTGGTGGTGTCGCTGTTCTGGATGGTGCACCGCCGGGTCTTCGACAACCTGGTCGACGTCGGCGAGGGCATCATGCTGCTCAACAGCCTGTGGCTGCTGGGCGTGGTGTTCCTGCCGGTGCCGACGGCCGTGCTGACCTACGAGGTGAACCAGGGGCGCGGCGCGACCCTGCTGTACATGGCCAACCTGGTCTTCATCGCGTTCAGCGGCCTGCTGCTGTCGATGCGCATCCGCGACCGGGTGCCCCTGCAGCGCCCCGGCCGGGCCGAGGCGGTGCAGCGGTCGGTGCGCCGTGGCGTGATCGCGACCAGCGCCATGGTGGCCACGCTGGTCGCCGCCCTGTTCCTGGCCAACCTGGCGTTGCCGCTCCTGGCGCTGATGCCCCTGATGCAGGCGGTGGCGGAGCGGCGCGCCCAGCGCCACAACAACCACGACGACCACCACCGCTGA
- a CDS encoding ABC-F family ATP-binding cassette domain-containing protein codes for MITATGLELRAGARILLGDTTLRVQPGDRIGLVGRNGAGKTTTLKVLAGEGTPYAGKIDTRGPVGYLPQDPRTGDLGITASDRVLSARGLDVLRNEMKELEGKLADDERFMRRYGQLEDQFSALGGYGAEAEAARICSNLGLPDRVLQQTVGTLSGGQRRRVELARILFRDATETGGGILLLDEPTNHLDADSITWLRGFLGGHKGGLIVISHDASLLEAVVNKVWYLDANRSVVDAYNMGWKTYLEARETDERRRKRERANAEKKAGALMAQADKLRAKATKTIAAQNMAKRAEKMIAGLDEVRASDRVAKVRFPTPAACGKTPLTAEGLSKSYGSLEIFTDVSVAVDRGSRVVILGLNGAGKTTLLRMLAGILEPDTGEVKAGHGLRLGYYAQEHETLDVERTILDHMRSAAPEQTDTELRRILGAFLFSGDDVDKPAGVLSGGEKTRLALSTLVCSGANVLLLDEPTNNLDPVSREQVLDAIARYPGAIVLVTHDPGAVAALKPDRAILLPDGDEDAWSDDLLELVELA; via the coding sequence ATGATCACGGCCACCGGTCTGGAACTGCGCGCTGGTGCGCGCATCCTGCTGGGGGACACCACCCTGCGCGTGCAGCCCGGCGACCGTATCGGTCTCGTCGGGCGCAACGGGGCTGGCAAGACCACCACGCTCAAGGTCCTCGCCGGCGAGGGCACCCCGTACGCCGGCAAGATCGACACTCGTGGGCCGGTGGGTTACCTGCCGCAGGACCCGCGCACGGGCGACCTCGGCATCACCGCCAGCGACCGGGTGCTCTCCGCGCGCGGCCTGGACGTGCTGCGCAACGAGATGAAGGAGCTGGAGGGCAAGCTCGCCGACGACGAGCGCTTCATGCGCCGCTACGGCCAGCTCGAGGACCAGTTCTCCGCGCTCGGCGGCTACGGCGCCGAGGCCGAGGCGGCCCGGATCTGCTCGAACCTCGGCCTGCCCGACCGGGTGCTCCAGCAGACCGTCGGCACGCTCTCCGGCGGCCAGCGCCGCCGCGTCGAGCTGGCCCGCATCCTGTTCCGCGACGCCACCGAGACCGGCGGCGGCATCCTGCTGCTCGACGAGCCCACCAACCACCTCGACGCCGACTCCATCACCTGGCTGCGCGGCTTCCTCGGCGGCCACAAGGGCGGCCTCATCGTCATCTCCCACGACGCCTCGCTGCTGGAGGCCGTCGTCAACAAGGTGTGGTATCTCGACGCCAACCGCTCGGTCGTCGACGCGTACAACATGGGCTGGAAGACGTACCTGGAGGCGCGCGAGACCGACGAGCGCCGCCGCAAGCGCGAGCGGGCCAACGCGGAGAAGAAGGCCGGCGCGCTCATGGCCCAGGCCGACAAGCTGCGCGCCAAGGCCACCAAGACGATCGCGGCGCAGAACATGGCCAAGCGCGCCGAGAAGATGATCGCCGGGCTGGACGAGGTGCGCGCCTCCGACCGGGTGGCCAAGGTGCGCTTCCCGACCCCGGCCGCCTGCGGCAAGACCCCGCTGACCGCCGAGGGGCTGTCCAAGTCGTACGGTTCGCTGGAGATCTTCACCGACGTCAGCGTGGCCGTGGACCGCGGTTCCCGCGTGGTCATCCTGGGCCTCAACGGCGCGGGCAAGACCACTCTGCTGCGCATGCTCGCGGGCATCCTGGAGCCGGACACCGGCGAGGTCAAGGCGGGCCACGGCCTGCGCCTGGGCTACTACGCCCAGGAGCACGAGACCCTCGACGTCGAGCGCACCATCCTCGACCACATGCGCTCGGCCGCCCCGGAGCAGACCGACACGGAACTGCGCCGCATCCTGGGCGCGTTCCTGTTCAGCGGGGACGATGTGGACAAGCCCGCGGGCGTGCTGTCCGGCGGCGAGAAGACCCGGCTGGCCCTGTCCACGCTGGTCTGCTCCGGCGCGAACGTGCTGCTGCTCGACGAGCCCACCAACAACCTGGACCCGGTCAGCCGCGAGCAGGTCCTCGACGCCATCGCCCGCTACCCTGGCGCCATCGTCCTGGTCACCCACGACCCCGGCGCCGTCGCGGCCCTCAAACCCGACCGCGCCATCCTCCTCCCCGACGGCGACGAGGACGCCTGGTCCGACGACCTCCTCGAACTCGTCGAACTCGCCTGA
- a CDS encoding aminotransferase class V-fold PLP-dependent enzyme, protein MDSIDLASLWSAEPGYLNTASFGLPPNRAWDALQLALADWRAGRTSWEGWGESTERARQSYARIIGVDAADVAVGAQVSQLLAPVAAAVPDGATVLVPELEFTSAVFPWAVHADRGVTIRTAPADRLADRIDASVDVVSFGLVQSSDGTVVDYPAVVAAARAAGATVVVDATQACGWLPFDGALADVVVTVAYKWLMSPRGTGFVYLNPAVRERTRPLAANWYAGEDVHSAYYGMPLRLAKDARAFDISPAWQAWVGTAPALEVVEEIGVPAIHAHDVGLANRFLAGLGLPPGDSAIVSVDVPGADAKLAAAGIRTAVRNGRIRASFHAYTTQADVDAALNALVG, encoded by the coding sequence ATGGACAGTATCGACCTCGCCTCGCTGTGGTCCGCCGAGCCCGGCTACCTGAACACGGCCAGTTTCGGGCTGCCGCCGAACCGGGCCTGGGACGCCCTGCAGCTGGCGCTCGCCGACTGGCGGGCGGGCCGCACCTCGTGGGAAGGGTGGGGCGAGTCGACCGAGCGGGCGCGCCAGTCGTACGCCCGGATCATCGGGGTCGACGCGGCCGACGTCGCGGTCGGCGCGCAGGTGTCGCAGCTGCTGGCCCCGGTCGCCGCGGCCGTGCCCGACGGCGCGACGGTGCTGGTCCCCGAGCTGGAGTTCACCTCGGCGGTGTTCCCGTGGGCGGTGCACGCCGACCGCGGCGTGACCATCCGCACCGCACCGGCCGACCGGCTCGCCGACCGCATCGACGCGAGCGTGGACGTGGTCTCGTTCGGGCTGGTGCAGTCGTCGGACGGGACGGTCGTCGACTACCCGGCGGTCGTCGCCGCGGCGCGCGCCGCGGGTGCGACGGTCGTGGTGGACGCCACCCAGGCGTGCGGCTGGCTGCCCTTCGACGGCGCACTGGCCGACGTGGTGGTGACCGTCGCCTACAAGTGGCTGATGTCGCCGCGCGGCACGGGTTTCGTCTACCTGAACCCGGCGGTGCGCGAGCGCACCCGGCCGCTGGCGGCCAACTGGTACGCCGGTGAGGACGTGCACAGCGCGTACTACGGCATGCCGCTGCGGCTGGCCAAGGACGCCCGTGCCTTCGACATCTCGCCCGCCTGGCAGGCCTGGGTCGGCACCGCGCCCGCGCTGGAGGTCGTCGAGGAGATCGGCGTGCCGGCCATCCACGCCCACGACGTCGGCCTGGCCAACAGGTTCCTGGCGGGGCTGGGGCTGCCGCCGGGGGACAGCGCGATCGTGAGCGTGGACGTGCCCGGCGCGGACGCCAAGCTGGCCGCCGCGGGCATCCGGACCGCGGTGCGCAACGGCCGGATCCGCGCGTCGTTCCACGCGTACACCACGCAGGCCGATGTGGACGCCGCGCTGAACGCCCTGGTGGGCTGA